CGATCCGATCAACGGTCGCCAGGAGCGCGAGTGGTACGAGGAGCGCGGCTCCAGCGACGAGCACGTGAACCTGCTCATCTGCCGGGGCGAGGAGCCGGCGGGGTCGATCGGTCTCCACCCGCGCGATCCGACGGGGGTCAACGCCGAGATCGGCATCTTCCTCGCCGAGGACTACTGGGGCGAGGGCTACGGCACCGACGCGAGTCGGCTCGTCACCGACTACGCGTTCCGCGAGCGGCGCAATCATCGAGTCATGGCCCGCGTCTTCGACGGGAACGCCGGATCGCGGCGCATCTGGGAGAAGCTCGGCTTCCGCCACGAGGGCACGCACGTCGAGTCGGAGTTCGTCGACGGGGAGTACGTCGACGTCCACTTCTACGCCGTCCTGGCCGACGAGTGGCTGGGTCCGGGCGGTGACTGACGTACGTACTCGGAGTACCGTTCACGAGATCAAATACGCGGACGTACTCGCGTACGCGGTGCTCGACCGGGAGTGGCAACACTACCAGTCACAGGGAACCTCGTAATAGATACCACCGACGTATCCGGGAGCCGCGTCGATGTTCAGTTCGACGCACTCGACGTCGCCGTCGCCTCTGACGGTGTCCGGTCTGACCTCCCGCCGCTCCCCGTCGTTGATCTGGAGGAACACGGTGTACTCTGTGACGGGGTGATTGCCGACGTCGGTGACGTACCAGTAGTCCTTTCCGTCGGGTGAATATCGTGGCGCGAGTTCTCTCGTCCCGTCCACGATGGTCTCTCGATCGTGCTCGATCCGCAGGTGATACGTGACCGACTCCTTCGCGAAGTTCGCCAGTTCGACGGCGGCGAGTCGGTAGTCCCGGTTGGACCCGAGAACGTCGAGACATCCGGCGATCGGCGCGCCGACGAGCGGGGAGAGTGTGCGGAGGTACTGACGGCGGTTCATCGTTGTCGGTCTAGTGATTGTTTCCGATTCGGGTCCATGTGACGGGTTCAGAGCATCTGTAGATCTCTGGAGCTAGACCGGTTTCTCGTCGGAGAAGGTCATCGAGTAGCTCCCCGGAAACACCACCTTCGGGCCTCGTGGGGGCGATCTGACGCATTCTCTCGTATCTCGTCTATTATCAGTGATCGACATGCTTTCGGTGTGTACCACCCCGGTATATGTTTTCCTGTGATGTCCACAACGTATGACTGATTGAGAATCCGCATCCACCGTCGCTCCGGGTCGCTCTTCGAATCACACAGGCCCACCCGCTATGTTCTACTTATTTCCAACGTTCCTCGATCAAACAGCTCCGAACCGATGACGAAACGATACTCCCGGAATCAGCAGCGTCAATCCGACGAATCTACATGAAGTCGGCGATGCCGCTCTGTTTATTTTTATCGTTCTCGAACACGCTCTCTAAGCTCTTCTCGAGCACTTCGAGGCGCTGTTTCGTGTAGTCGCGACAGTCGTACTCGTCTGCGACGCGGATCGCGGTGGTCATGTACTTGTTCACCGACCCCTGGTGGACGGTGAGGTTGACCCGGCCGCCGCACTCCCGGCAGTCGCCGGTCAGGGGCATCCGGCGGTACTTCTCGCCGCAGTCGAGACACCGCGTCTCCTGCCGGGAGAACGCCCGGAGGTTCCCGATGAGGTCCGGCAGGAAGTGGTACTCGATCACCCGCTCTGCGACGTCCGTCTCGTCCACCGCCCGGAGCTTCCGCGCGAGTTCGAGCTGCGCGTCCATCTTCTCCATCATGCTCCCGAGGGTCTTATACGCCGAGAGCGCCGGCCCGAGCGCCAGGTTCGAGGTGTCGTGGGTGTGATCGAAGCCCGCGTACTCGCGGTCGGTGCCGAGGTACTCCTCGGCGATGGTGATCTCCACCTCCTCGGGGTCGGCCAGCCGCCGCGTCGCCTCGTAGAACTCCCGGGGGTACTCCCGGACGATGTCCATGTTGTGCGCCTCGTCGTCGATCTCGGCGGGATCGATGCGCGAGGACATGACGAGAGGCGCGTCCATCCTCCCGCCCCTCTTGTCAGGGAGGAAGGACTTGGAGAAGTTCAGTAGACCGTCCATGAGGAGCATCACGCAGTCCTCGTCGCCGTCGCACTGACCGATATATAAATCTTCTGCCACTAAAGAGTGGGTGTTCGAGACGGTGAGACAGTAGGTGTGATCGGTATCGGACTCGACGATCGCGACCCGGCTCACGGCGTCCGTCGCGGCGGCTCCACCGTCGGCGGCTACCGGCCGACGCGCTGTCGCGGCTGCCGTCTCTCGGTCGACTGGCCCTACCGGTAGTTCGTCGCCGACCGCCAGTTCGCTCGCCGGGACGCGCTCGACGCCGTCGGCAGCGCGGAGCATCGTGTGCTCCGGCGTGACCGTGATCGACCGTCCACCGCGGGTCTCGATTCTCACGAGGTGATCGGGCGATGGATGCCGTGAGACGGCTTCGACCGGTTGCAGTCGCTCGTCGCCGTCGTCGTCGATGGACGGGACGACGACGTCACCGTCGAGTTCCTGCACGAGCGTTCCGAAGTCGTCCTCCCGAGGATCGTCCAGGCGTTCCTCGACGAACGCCTCGATGCGCTCGCAGCGCCACGTACCATCTTGGTCCCGGAACCAGAGCTTCGTGTCGGGGTGGAAGCAGTTCCGCCGCTTGGCCGCGTGGAAGTACGGGTGGGCGTACCCCACCGCCGCGCTCGTGAAGCCGACGACGCGGCCGACGACCGCCGCGGAGGTGTGGGGTGCCATCCCGAACACGAGTTCGCCGACGAGGTCCTGTCGCTCCTCGACGTCGTAGAACGGTTCGAGCCCGTAGTACTGCTCTAAGAGCGCGTCGACGAAGTCGGCGGTCTTGAGCATGTGCTCGGCCGCGCCGTCCGAGAGGACGATGTCCTGGACGCGCAGTTCGACCAGCTGATCGTCGTGGCGGAGCGGCTCGCCGTCCACGTCCCTCTCGTAGCCCAGCGCGCGGAGTTGCTCGACCTCCACGTCGAGTTCGGAGGCCCGGACGGCGGTGACGGGCAGGTCGGTCATGTCGTAGCGGATGGTGCCGTCCTTGAACGTCGAGACGCCGTGTTTCGCCCGGAGGACGCCCTTCTCGATGGGTTCGGGGACCTTCTCCGCGGAGGTGAGCCCCTTCACGCCCTTCAGGATCTGGAAGCTGCCGGGGCGTTCGCCCACGTTCGCGAGCGCCTCGCGGTACTCCGAGGCGAGGTCGACCGTTCGACGCTCGACGGCCTCCGCGTCGCGCCCGCAGCGCGGACAGACCGCGCGGCCGGACTCGTCGCGCTCGGCCGCGAAGCCACAGCTGTAGCACTCGTAGACGGGGTCGGTGTGCGTCGAGCAGTCGGGACAGCGCGGCTTGAACGTCCGCTCGCCGCAGTCGGGACACTCCCGCCGGGCGACCTGCACCTCGACCTGCCCGGCCGCGCCGCGCATCGAGTCGGTGTGGGACGCGGCCTGCCCGAGGTTGCGCTGGTTGCCGCCGGCTTCGCCGATGGGAAAGAGCGCGTGGACCGCGGGGCTCATTTCACGCTTCTCGGACTTCTCCGGGCGGCCCATCCGGTTGCCGATGCGCGTCGGCGCGCGCTCCTGCACCTCGAAGGGGGCGACCTCCTCTACGGCCCGCATCGCGTTCTCTCCGCCTTCCCAGGAGCGCGCCTCGGGGGAGAGGCCGTCCCAGGTCCGTTCGAGGTCGTCGGTCAGCCCCAGCGAGC
The Halomarina pelagica DNA segment above includes these coding regions:
- a CDS encoding GNAT family N-acetyltransferase — its product is MPGPVFLRGDSISLRTVEEEDLDFLQRTINDPAVRRFLGARDPINGRQEREWYEERGSSDEHVNLLICRGEEPAGSIGLHPRDPTGVNAEIGIFLAEDYWGEGYGTDASRLVTDYAFRERRNHRVMARVFDGNAGSRRIWEKLGFRHEGTHVESEFVDGEYVDVHFYAVLADEWLGPGGD
- a CDS encoding DNA-directed DNA polymerase II large subunit, with translation MRPEDRRYFERIESRLEEAMGVAREAKRRGGDPKPEVEIPVARDMADRVENILGIDGVAERVRELEGEMSREEAALALVEDFVEGAVGDYDTDAGKVEGAVRTAVALLTEGVVAAPIEGIDRVEVNDNDDGTEYVSVYYAGPIRSAGGTAQALSVLVADYARTLLGIDRFKPRTDEVERYAEEVGLYDKETGLQYSPKDEETKFIAEHTPICLDGEATGQEEVSGFRDLERVDTNSPRGGMCLVLAEGIALKAPKIQRYTRNLEEVDWPWLQDLIDGTIGSDGGGDADEGEGGEGDPEGGDAGVDAEGEDADGESGSEVGDGDDAPAAPAEPDGPPRVEPAKKYLRDLIAGRPVFGHPSEAGGFRLRYGRARNHGFATAGVHPATMHLVDDFLATGTQIKTERPGKAAGVVPVDSIEGPTVRLANGDVRRIDDPEEALEVRNGVEEIIDLGEYLVNYGEFVENNHPLAPASYTVEWWVQDLAAAGADVQALRDSPHVDLEDPSAEEALSWAREYDAPLHPKYTYLWHDLPVEGFEALVDAAEAGHLARADGAAMPGGAEPENGDRDTLVVPREDAICEALEALLVEHTQGEETVTVPDARPFLRSLGLTDDLERTWDGLSPEARSWEGGENAMRAVEEVAPFEVQERAPTRIGNRMGRPEKSEKREMSPAVHALFPIGEAGGNQRNLGQAASHTDSMRGAAGQVEVQVARRECPDCGERTFKPRCPDCSTHTDPVYECYSCGFAAERDESGRAVCPRCGRDAEAVERRTVDLASEYREALANVGERPGSFQILKGVKGLTSAEKVPEPIEKGVLRAKHGVSTFKDGTIRYDMTDLPVTAVRASELDVEVEQLRALGYERDVDGEPLRHDDQLVELRVQDIVLSDGAAEHMLKTADFVDALLEQYYGLEPFYDVEERQDLVGELVFGMAPHTSAAVVGRVVGFTSAAVGYAHPYFHAAKRRNCFHPDTKLWFRDQDGTWRCERIEAFVEERLDDPREDDFGTLVQELDGDVVVPSIDDDGDERLQPVEAVSRHPSPDHLVRIETRGGRSITVTPEHTMLRAADGVERVPASELAVGDELPVGPVDRETAAATARRPVAADGGAAATDAVSRVAIVESDTDHTYCLTVSNTHSLVAEDLYIGQCDGDEDCVMLLMDGLLNFSKSFLPDKRGGRMDAPLVMSSRIDPAEIDDEAHNMDIVREYPREFYEATRRLADPEEVEITIAEEYLGTDREYAGFDHTHDTSNLALGPALSAYKTLGSMMEKMDAQLELARKLRAVDETDVAERVIEYHFLPDLIGNLRAFSRQETRCLDCGEKYRRMPLTGDCRECGGRVNLTVHQGSVNKYMTTAIRVADEYDCRDYTKQRLEVLEKSLESVFENDKNKQSGIADFM